Below is a window of Candidatus Thermoplasmatota archaeon DNA.
AGGATAAAGGCTATAATATTCATTATGGTAATGCCGAAGACCCGAATTTGAGTCTGGGCAGGAAATTCGATGTAGTAGTTGCTGGCGAGCTCATAGAGCATCTTTCAAATCAAGGTATTTTTTTGGAAAATGTAAAGAAGCATTTAAGGGAAAATGGGATCTTGATAATCTCCACGCCTAATGCGCGGGAAATAGCTTATCCTCTAAAAAGATTAATTAAAGGATCTGCAAACGAAGAAATGTGCATACCTGCTGTAAGGAGTCACCTGGGTTATCATACCCTAACCACGCTAACAAATTTGTTGAGAAGGCATGGCTTTTCAGTTATAGAATATAAATATGTAAATCTAGAACTTACAACTTTTGGTGGAAGAGTTCTTAATTTCATCACCAAATTCATTAAAGATTTCTCAAATACTATTGTAGTCGTTGCCCAACTAGCTAAAATTCAAAAGTAAAAAAGCCCCTCTATTAGTTACGTATTTAAACTCATTTGCCAATTACAAACAGTAGTTGCATGCTCTCCAGAAAATTCACGTTAATATTTACCGTTAATATCCTAAACGGCCTACTAGGTTATGTAGCGCTATTTTTTATAGCAAGATATATGGGGCCTGTACCATTAGGTATAATTGGATTTGCCCTAGGATTTATTGGGTTATTCTCTTTCTTAGCCGACCCGGGAATTGGATTAGCGCATACGAAAAGAGTATCTGAAGGAAAAGACCTTGCTACATGCATTGGAACGTTTCTTACAATTAAAATTATTTTAACCGGGATAATGATTTTATGTATATTTGGAGCAGTTGCTTTTTGGAAATTCGGGCTAGGAATGGGATTTGAGAGTATAGAGCAAGAAATCGCTCTATATATAATGGTTATTTATTTCGCGCTCACATCTATTTCTCTTACTTTTACATCGACATTTGACGCAAGACTAGAAACTGCAAAAAGCCAATCGTCCCAACTTGTAGCGACTATTGCTAGAATGATGTGTGTAGTGGTCGTTGCTTTAATAGGGTTTGGTACTATAGGACTTGCTTGGGCATATGTATGTGGTAGCATAGCTATGCTTTCTTATGCATTGTTTCTTTTCAGAAGTTATCCCATTGGCAAATTCAGCAAAGATTATCTCAAAAGTTATTTTCATTTTGCATTACCTGCATTTTTAGGAATCGTGGTGGGTGTAATTGCAGTAAATATTGACAGCGTAATGATACAACTTTTCTATGGCTCTACTGACGTAGGCTACTATTCAGGGGCTCGAAGAATCTCAGAGTTTTTGCTCCTGTTTTCAGGTGCAACCGGTCTCTTGCTATTCCCTGCTATGTCCGGTTTTCATGCAAAAAACAATATTCCAGAGCTCAGAAACTTAACGCATAGGTCAGAGCGCTATCTTTCTATGATAGTATCGCCGATTACAGTATTTACCATAATTCTTGCCTATCCAATTGTGCACGTATTACTAAGCGACCAATTCTTCCCGAGCGCTACTTTGTTGCGCCTCTTAGCAGTATTTGTGTTCATTATCACCTTAAGCCATCCATACACTGTCCAGTTCAGCAGCATTAACAAGCCCATAATATCGGCCAAGATTGGCGCTTTAAGTGCAATACTAAATATATGCTTGAACTTAATTTTCATACCTCAAAGCGTATTTGGATTTAGATTTCTCGGCTGGGGAGCACGCGGCGCAGCTTTTGCAACGATTATCGCGGCTTTCGCTGGCTTTTGTCTAACAAGAATTATTGTAAAAAGGCTTACAAGCACAAAATCAAATCCACGCATACTTTTGCATTTTATAGCTGCGTTTGTAATGGGTGCATTCCTAATCCTTCTTAATGCTATAATCTACGCAGAAAGATGGTATCATCTGGTTTTATTTGCGCTCGCAGGTTTTGGGATATACTTCTCAGTTCTCTATCTCTTGAACGAGTTTAAAAAAGAAGATTATCGGCTCTTTACAGAAACACTAAATCCTATTAAGATGATAAAATACATCAAAAGGGAATTGAAAGATTAACATCGAGAGAAAATATTTAAATAACCAGACACAATAATCATTATCAGAGC
It encodes the following:
- a CDS encoding methyltransferase domain-containing protein: MRVMIDLRFEIIEKYIKGKEVLDIGCVGDPKDLFSQEWSWFHDKIRGAAKQVVGIDVNKELIAELKDKGYNIHYGNAEDPNLSLGRKFDVVVAGELIEHLSNQGIFLENVKKHLRENGILIISTPNAREIAYPLKRLIKGSANEEMCIPAVRSHLGYHTLTTLTNLLRRHGFSVIEYKYVNLELTTFGGRVLNFITKFIKDFSNTIVVVAQLAKIQK
- a CDS encoding oligosaccharide flippase family protein: MLSRKFTLIFTVNILNGLLGYVALFFIARYMGPVPLGIIGFALGFIGLFSFLADPGIGLAHTKRVSEGKDLATCIGTFLTIKIILTGIMILCIFGAVAFWKFGLGMGFESIEQEIALYIMVIYFALTSISLTFTSTFDARLETAKSQSSQLVATIARMMCVVVVALIGFGTIGLAWAYVCGSIAMLSYALFLFRSYPIGKFSKDYLKSYFHFALPAFLGIVVGVIAVNIDSVMIQLFYGSTDVGYYSGARRISEFLLLFSGATGLLLFPAMSGFHAKNNIPELRNLTHRSERYLSMIVSPITVFTIILAYPIVHVLLSDQFFPSATLLRLLAVFVFIITLSHPYTVQFSSINKPIISAKIGALSAILNICLNLIFIPQSVFGFRFLGWGARGAAFATIIAAFAGFCLTRIIVKRLTSTKSNPRILLHFIAAFVMGAFLILLNAIIYAERWYHLVLFALAGFGIYFSVLYLLNEFKKEDYRLFTETLNPIKMIKYIKRELKD